The Nitrosomonas sp. genomic sequence TATGGTGTTGACTTTATCGGGGTGCTGCGTGCAATGCGCTCCAATTTTTCCGCTGGCGGTATCCGTCAGGGAGCCAGTACCATTACCATGCAGGTAGCCCGTAATTTTTTCCTGACCAAGGAAAAAACTATGACGCGTAAATTCAGCGAGGCCTTGCTCGCATTTAAAATAGAGCACTCTCTTGGGAAAAACCGCATTCTTGAGCTCTACATTAACCAGATTTATCTGGGTCAACGCAGCTATGGATTTTCTGCTGCAGCCAGAACCTATTTTGGAAAACCGCTCACGCAGATTAATCTGGCGGAGACGGCAATGCTGGCAGGTCTTCCCAAAGCCCCTTCTTTGTATAACCCGGTCGCTGATTTCAAACGTGCGCAGGGTCGGCAGCAATATGTGCTCAATCGAATGCATGAATTGGGGTATATCTCCGCCGATGAATTGAAACGGGCAAAGCAGACCATCATTACCCTTTATCGCCCGGTAAAGGTTTATGCCATGCCAGCAGACTATGTTGCGGAAATGGCGCGCCAGGTTGTTTATCAGCGGTATCAGGAAGAAGCTTATACGCGCGGTTTCAAGGTTTATACCACCGTTACGAAACCTGATCAGGAAGCGGCTTACCGCGCCTTGCGTAAAGGCGTGCTCGAATATGATGAACGCCATGGTTATCGCGGTGTGGAGGCATTTGTTGGTTTGCCTAAGTCAGGTGAGCAGTTGAAAGAGATATTAAGCAGATTCAATGATTACGATGACTTGTTGGCTGCATTGGTCATTACCGCCAGCAGCAGTGCTATTGAGGCCATGCTTAGAAGTGGAGAAACGGTCAAGCTGACTGGCAACAGCCTGAAATTTATACAGAGATATTTGAGCAGTGATCCCAAAATCTCGGATAAGCGGATTCGCCCTGGCGCATTGATTCGATTGAAAAAAACAGAAAAAGATGAATGGAGGATTTCGCAATTGCCTGGAGCTGAGGCCGCGCTGGTGGCTATGGATCCGAATGATGGAGCCATTCGCGCCCTGGTAGGGGGGTTTGATTTCGGGCTGAACATGTTTAATCATGTAACGCAGGCCTGGCGCCAACCGGGGTCTAGTTTCAAGCCTTTTATTTACTCGGCATCGCTTGAAAAAGGATTTACGGTAGCCACTATTATCAACGATGCGCCCTTGTTTCTTGATCGCGCTCAAACTGGTGGCAAGTCCTGGGAGCCTAAAAACTTTGATGGTAAGTTTAGTGGGCCAATCCGAATGCGTACTGCGTTAACTCACTCAAAGAACCTGGCCTCTGTTCGTATTTTGCAATCAATCAGTCCGCGCTATGCGCAGGACTATATCAAGCGCTTTGGCTTTGATGAATCCCGGCATGCGCCCGTATTGCCGATGGCGCTCGGGGCGGGTTCAGTAACGCCGATGCAGATGGCGGCGGGATATGCGGTTTTTGCAAATGGCGGATATCAGGTACATCCCTATTTTATCCAGAGAATCGAGGATAGCAATGGCAATGTGTTACAGCAGGCAAAATCGGTTGTTGCAGGTAAAAATGCGAAGCAAACGATCGACCGGCGCAATGCGTTCCTGATGACCAGCATGATGCAGGATGTTATTCAACGCGGAACGGCTACACGCGCCAAGATCATCGGCCGCCAGGATATAGCGGGTAAAACGGGAACTACCAGTAATTATGTTGATGCCTGGTTCTGTGGGTATCAGAAAAATCTTGTAGCGGCTGCATGGATGGGTTATGACGAGCCCCGCTCAATGGGGCGCAATGAAACTGGGGGACGTGCGGCATTACCGATATGGATAGACTACATGACGGTTGCACTGAAAGAAATTCCTGTTGAGAAAATGACACCCCCAGAGGGAATAGTGGTTGCAAAGATCAGTAGCGAAACCGGCATGAGAGACCGGGATGGTACTCTCAATGAATACTTCTACCATGAACAGCTTCCACCGGAAACTGACTATTTTTTTCGTGATTTTAAAATCGATGATCACATGGAAAATCAGCTTTACTAACATACTCAGTCATGGAGCGTCGGTATTGATGAGGGATGAGATGGCGACATGCTCCCTGCCTCAATATCCGTTGATCACCATTTAAATCACTATAGTGGGACAAACTTATCTGTTATCTGGTGTGGAGTGAGTCGTTACCGAATAGCTGAATGAGGTTGGGTAATATCAGGAATACGCACAATAGAATGAAGGTGATGCCGATGGTCAGCAGCAAACCCATACTTGCTGTACCAGGGTGCGAAGAAAGTATCAGGCTGCCGAAACCAGTCATGGTTGTCAAGGCGCTAAAAAAGATAGCTCGCGCGGTACTGGTATGGAGTAGATGATCGCCAGTCAGATATTGGCATCGACTGCGTGTAACCATGTGAATACTGCTGTCGATGCCGATGCCCAGTAGTAACGGTAGGGCGATGATATTGGCAAAATTGAAAGGAATGTGTAGTACGGCGGTGGCGGCAACCGTAAATAGAGCGGCCAGTAGCAGGGGAATTAGAACCAGAAAGATTGACATCACATTACGTAGCAACCACCACAGTGCAATCAGAATTCCGATGAGGGCTAGTGTAAAAGCCTGAATAAAGGCATCAACCACTGCTTCACCCGCTTCAAGAATGATAACGGGAGCACTGCTGACTTGTGGCGCGTAACGCTGTACGGTGCGTACAAATTTTCGTAATGCTTCGTTATCATCGATGTTGCTGGCAGGATAAGCTACGACTAAATACTCGCCTCCTGGGCTCAGCCAGCGCGAGCGTAACGATTCGGGAAGGGAATCAATATTCACCTCCTCGGCAGTCAGTGCAGTCTGCAGACGCGCCAATGTTTCGGGTAGCAGTCCTAGTAGATCTTGCTCGATATTGGCGAGCAGTCGTTGGCTGTCAGCGGCGCTGGTGCCGTCCAAAGTTGATAATAGTGCTTGCAGGGAATTTGTCAGTTTTTGTGCTGTAGTGGCAATAACAGTCTGATTCTTATTCTGTACTAATGGTTGTAATGATTGAAGGAGAGCGATGAGCGTGCTGCGCTGTTGCGCAACCGTGTGATGCTGGTTTGCCGGTTGAATCGGGGCAAAAAAATCCGGACCGAGTGTCAATAAAATCTCATCGATCAACGCAAGTTTTGCGGCTTGTTCCGCCGGAATAAAGTCGGTGAGACTGATGACTTTTTTTACTTCCGGTAATTGTGTTAGTTGTTGAGTCAATTTTTCTGCTTCGAGCGGGCTGTTAACCGGTATAGCACCAAACCAGGGGGATTGTTCCGGATCTGCCAGTAGCTCCCGAAATGTTTGTACTGCCTCTCCATCCGGATTGTTCATGTTGAGCAAATTATGGTCAAACTTTACTTCCGGTAGTGCCATGATGGATCCCACTCCGGCTAGAGCCGAGATGAGTAATACGGTTTTGGGATAGCTAAGCCAGTAACCGGGTAATCGTGATAAGGTGTTTTCAGGTTGAAAAGATTGCGGCTGGATGGGCAGATAGCGTTGTAGCGCCGGTATGATAGTGAGTGTGACTATCAAACTGATGAGCATGCCAGTACCCGAAATTATTCCCAGTTCGGCAATGCCTTGATAGGTAGTCGGAATAAAGGCATAAAAACCGATGGCGGTAGTGATGGCGCAAACCACCAGTGATCTGCCGGTATCGCGACCCGCGTTCAGAAGCATGTCAAGTTGGGATAGGTCGGTTTTGCCCAGTTCAGCATAGCGTAATAGCAGGTGAATGGCATAATCGACACCCAGACCTATATAAAGCACGGCAAAGGCAATCGAAATCAGATTAAGATGACCTACAGCCAGTGTGGCGAAAGCGGCGGTTAAAATTAATCCAAGCAAAAGACTGACCAGGATAGTGACAACTGAACCGGCAGAACGCAGCGCGATCATCAGAATGATGGCAACACCGATAAATGCAATGACGCCTGCATTCTGGGCACCCAGCATGGCACTGGTGAGTTCTTCATGTGCCAGTGCAACGTCACCGGTTATTCTAAGGCGAACACCATATTGATTTTCCAGATCGAGGAATTTAGCGGCCTGATGAATGGTGGTCATGGCCAGCTCTGCTGGAAATATCTGACTGAAATCCAGCTTGGGTCGCAAAACAATAAATTCACGGTAGGGGTATTGACTGGCTTCATCCTGCAGCAGGATTTGCCAGGATAGCGCTTGCCTGCGTCCGTCAAGATTGGTATCAATCGTTGACGCTACCGCGTGCAGTAATGCGTCTATTTCGAGTTTTCTGCCAGTATGCAACTCTGTTACAGCCTCCTGAAGCAGACTGATAAAAGTAAACATGGAAGGGTCACGGATAATTCTGGCAATCAATGGCTGCGCATTGGAAAGTCGATCTCCCAGCAGCCGGAGCTCGTCCTGAGATTTATAAAGTAACCCATTCGTCTGGAAAAACGGCTCACCATTCAGATGCAGTACCGATTCAACAGTATCCCGATTTTCAGACAGGTAGGCATTCAATTGCTTGGCAGCAAGATGGGCTTGTTCTGGCGTAGGCGCATCCAGAACCAGCAACAGTATTTCCTCGTATTGGGGAAAAGCTTTTTCAAAACGGGCAAGATTGACCCGAAAAGGAAGTTCTTCAGAGAGCATATCCGCAGTGTCGGTATCCACGCCAAGATTTCGCATGGTATAGCCAGCTGCCAGAATAGCGCTCAATAACATTGCCATCATAATCCACACAGCATGACGATAAACAAAAGTAATCCAGTTGGAAAGAAAACGATTGCTTTGAGGAAATAATGTGGATTGCTCGGATGGTATGGTCATGCTTGTGCTAAAGAGAACTGGTGATCAGCAAAAAATATTCTGGATATCAGTCCTGTTGACAAAGGAAATTACGGCTGATGATCAAGTTTGATCTGATTGGTTTTACTCTGCAAAATGCTAATCAGGGATGGGATTCCTTCCTGCTGAATGATGGCATTATATTCTGCGCGCTTAAGAGCAAGATCACTAACGCCATCAACTACAATGTTGATGATCTGCCAATGTTCGTTTTGCTGGTGGAGAACATAGTCAAAGCTGATCACGCCTTTGTCAGCTTTAATAAACCGGCTGCGAACCAATATACGCTCGCGCGGCAGAAGTTGATCTTCGATAATTTCAAAACGCTCACCATCGTATTGATCAAAGCGGTCAGCATAGGTCGCGATGCTATTTTGTGTAAATGTGGTGAGTATGTGTTGTTGATTCGTTTTATCCAGATCTGCCCAGTGTGCGCCTAATACGGTGCGCACGATGGTTTCCAGATCATGCGTTTGCTGAATAACAGGCGCCAGAAAGGCTTCACGATCGTGGTAACTCATTTCTTTACCCTGTTGCATGGCTTTGATCAGCATATTTTGTAACAGGGCAATAATTTGCTGGGGTTCATCAGTATGTTTTTGTTCTCCGGATTGAGCTGATACTGCTGTGGAACCGAGCAGCAGGCCAATTAATCCTAGTGCATAAATAATATTTTTAATCATGTTTGGTGATTCCGTATCGTCTGTTTTTCCATTGCGCGCGTTCTCCACGCCAATAACGCAATGCTGAAGTCCAGGTCATCAGTAAATAGAGTGTGCCAATCAGTGGTAGAGTGGCTGTCCACAATGGAGAGCGTTGATAAAACCTGAGTGTGGGCGTGAAAGCTATCCACATGGCTGTCCAGGTGAGTATCCAGGCAATCAGGCAAGGAATATCAGCGCAAATGATCACTAATACGGGCGCCAGCCAGAACATGCTGATCATGATCAGGGTACATGCCAGCAACAGAACCAGAGAATAGTTCAGTTGTGTAAACGCGGTTCGGGCAACCATATTCCAGATTTGTGCAAGATTATCGTAGTTCCGGTGGCTGTATGCGCCGTGGCTCAGACCAATCCATGTTTTATGACCAGCCTGTTTGATTTTGGCCGCTAGAGTGCAGTCATCGATCAGTGCGTCATGAATACTTTCAAATGCATTGATAGATCTCAGCGCATTGGTTTCAACCAGAATACAACCCCCTGCTGCTGCTGCCACACGTGAGGTCGACTTATTGGCGAGACTGAATGGATAAAGTAATTTAAAGAAGAAAATAAATGCAGGGATCAGTAAACGTTCCGCAAAATACTTTACCGGCAAAGTAGCCATTAACGATACCAGTGTCAGATCATTTTTTCGCGCATGAAGCAGAAGTGCTGCCAGAGCGCCGGGTGCCAGAGTAATATCTGCATCCAGTAAAAGAGTAAAACGGGTTTGTACCGCTTGTAATCCTTGTTGTAACGCCCATAATTTTCCACTCCAGTCTGGTGGTGGTGTCGTACCCGTTATAACGCTGGCGCCGTGCTGCTTGGCAATTACTGCGGTGTCATCTTCTGACTGGTCATCAATGACGATAATACGTAAATTGGTATTTTGAACTAGCAGTGCGTCCAGGGTTTGCGCAATGATCCGGGACTCATTACGTGCCGGGATCAGCACTGTGACGGTGTCAAAGGCGGACTGAGAAATGGAGTCTGGCAGGGGCTCGAGCAATTCTCGTGTGCTCCAGGCTCGCCACGGCGCGAGTACAAGCCCCCACCATAAAAATAGTCCTATAAAAGCGGAGTAAATCACCAATACTAAGATTGTGAATAACTATTCAAGCTATTCACAATCTTTTCATTTTCGAGTAAATAAAATTTTATTTTAGCGACTTGCGTCTGATGAGTTATCAGTGGGAGTTGTTGAAGATTTATGCTCAACAGTGGCTGACAGCGGAAAGTCCTTCTGTTTGCTCCCATCTGAATGGAGTGAAGTAGCCGTTTGCAATGGGTCCGGCGCCATTGGACCTTCTGTCAAAGGACCTCTCATGCTGACACGCAATGCCTTGATGGGATGTGAAAACGTATCGTTAATGGCAGTTGGTTCAAATCCACAATGCGCCATGCAATTAGCGCATTTAGGATTGTTACCAACACCATATTGATCCCAGTCTGTTTCCTCTATCAGTTCACGAAAGCTTTTTGCGTAACCTTCGTCGACCAGTAAGTAGCAGGGGCGCTGCCAACCAAATAAATTACGGGTAGGGTTACCCCAGGCGGTACACTGATAGTTCTGATTGCCAGCCAGAAAATCAAGATATAGGCCGGAATGGTTAAATTTCCAGGGTACTTTACGTTTTTTTCCTAATCTGAATATATCGCGAAAGAGCCGTTTACTTACGGAGCGTTGCAGGAAAACATCCTGCCGTGGCGCATGTTCGTAACTAAAACCAGGCGATACATTAATACCTTCGATTCCGAGCTCGGAAGCTGTGTCAAAAAATTCAGCCACTTCCTCTGCTGTTTCGTTCTGAAATAATGTGCAATTAACCGTTACCCGGAATCCACGGGCAACTGCCTGTTTAATAACGGGAATAACCTTGTCATAAACACCGTCCCGGCAAACGGACTTGTCATGGTGTTCCTTATTTCCATCCAGATGAATCGAGAAAGTCAGATAGGGTGAAGGCTGATAGTCATCCATGCGATCATCAAGCAACAGGGCATTAGTACACAGATAAACAAACTTTTTACGCTTGATGATACCTTCGACAATTTGTGGCATTTCTTTGTGAATC encodes the following:
- a CDS encoding MMPL family transporter, yielding MTIPSEQSTLFPQSNRFLSNWITFVYRHAVWIMMAMLLSAILAAGYTMRNLGVDTDTADMLSEELPFRVNLARFEKAFPQYEEILLLVLDAPTPEQAHLAAKQLNAYLSENRDTVESVLHLNGEPFFQTNGLLYKSQDELRLLGDRLSNAQPLIARIIRDPSMFTFISLLQEAVTELHTGRKLEIDALLHAVASTIDTNLDGRRQALSWQILLQDEASQYPYREFIVLRPKLDFSQIFPAELAMTTIHQAAKFLDLENQYGVRLRITGDVALAHEELTSAMLGAQNAGVIAFIGVAIILMIALRSAGSVVTILVSLLLGLILTAAFATLAVGHLNLISIAFAVLYIGLGVDYAIHLLLRYAELGKTDLSQLDMLLNAGRDTGRSLVVCAITTAIGFYAFIPTTYQGIAELGIISGTGMLISLIVTLTIIPALQRYLPIQPQSFQPENTLSRLPGYWLSYPKTVLLISALAGVGSIMALPEVKFDHNLLNMNNPDGEAVQTFRELLADPEQSPWFGAIPVNSPLEAEKLTQQLTQLPEVKKVISLTDFIPAEQAAKLALIDEILLTLGPDFFAPIQPANQHHTVAQQRSTLIALLQSLQPLVQNKNQTVIATTAQKLTNSLQALLSTLDGTSAADSQRLLANIEQDLLGLLPETLARLQTALTAEEVNIDSLPESLRSRWLSPGGEYLVVAYPASNIDDNEALRKFVRTVQRYAPQVSSAPVIILEAGEAVVDAFIQAFTLALIGILIALWWLLRNVMSIFLVLIPLLLAALFTVAATAVLHIPFNFANIIALPLLLGIGIDSSIHMVTRSRCQYLTGDHLLHTSTARAIFFSALTTMTGFGSLILSSHPGTASMGLLLTIGITFILLCVFLILPNLIQLFGNDSLHTR
- a CDS encoding ABC transporter substrate-binding protein, coding for MIKNIIYALGLIGLLLGSTAVSAQSGEQKHTDEPQQIIALLQNMLIKAMQQGKEMSYHDREAFLAPVIQQTHDLETIVRTVLGAHWADLDKTNQQHILTTFTQNSIATYADRFDQYDGERFEIIEDQLLPRERILVRSRFIKADKGVISFDYVLHQQNEHWQIINIVVDGVSDLALKRAEYNAIIQQEGIPSLISILQSKTNQIKLDHQP
- a CDS encoding glycosyltransferase, translating into MLVLVIYSAFIGLFLWWGLVLAPWRAWSTRELLEPLPDSISQSAFDTVTVLIPARNESRIIAQTLDALLVQNTNLRIIVIDDQSEDDTAVIAKQHGASVITGTTPPPDWSGKLWALQQGLQAVQTRFTLLLDADITLAPGALAALLLHARKNDLTLVSLMATLPVKYFAERLLIPAFIFFFKLLYPFSLANKSTSRVAAAAGGCILVETNALRSINAFESIHDALIDDCTLAAKIKQAGHKTWIGLSHGAYSHRNYDNLAQIWNMVARTAFTQLNYSLVLLLACTLIMISMFWLAPVLVIICADIPCLIAWILTWTAMWIAFTPTLRFYQRSPLWTATLPLIGTLYLLMTWTSALRYWRGERAQWKNRRYGITKHD
- a CDS encoding penicillin-binding protein 1A → MLLRWFFRSVLALLALGVIAIMLLVFAALVTLPTLPSLDTLTNYRPQIPLRIYSAEGLLIGEFGEERRDFVKINAVPAALKQAILAAEDDRFYQHYGVDFIGVLRAMRSNFSAGGIRQGASTITMQVARNFFLTKEKTMTRKFSEALLAFKIEHSLGKNRILELYINQIYLGQRSYGFSAAARTYFGKPLTQINLAETAMLAGLPKAPSLYNPVADFKRAQGRQQYVLNRMHELGYISADELKRAKQTIITLYRPVKVYAMPADYVAEMARQVVYQRYQEEAYTRGFKVYTTVTKPDQEAAYRALRKGVLEYDERHGYRGVEAFVGLPKSGEQLKEILSRFNDYDDLLAALVITASSSAIEAMLRSGETVKLTGNSLKFIQRYLSSDPKISDKRIRPGALIRLKKTEKDEWRISQLPGAEAALVAMDPNDGAIRALVGGFDFGLNMFNHVTQAWRQPGSSFKPFIYSASLEKGFTVATIINDAPLFLDRAQTGGKSWEPKNFDGKFSGPIRMRTALTHSKNLASVRILQSISPRYAQDYIKRFGFDESRHAPVLPMALGAGSVTPMQMAAGYAVFANGGYQVHPYFIQRIEDSNGNVLQQAKSVVAGKNAKQTIDRRNAFLMTSMMQDVIQRGTATRAKIIGRQDIAGKTGTTSNYVDAWFCGYQKNLVAAAWMGYDEPRSMGRNETGGRAALPIWIDYMTVALKEIPVEKMTPPEGIVVAKISSETGMRDRDGTLNEYFYHEQLPPETDYFFRDFKIDDHMENQLY
- the hpnH gene encoding adenosyl-hopene transferase HpnH, which gives rise to MSVPFLQQYRVGSYLLKQKLLGNKRYPLVLMLEPLFQCNLACAGCGKIDYPDETLRRRLSVKECLDSVDECGAPIVSIAGGEPLIHKEMPQIVEGIIKRKKFVYLCTNALLLDDRMDDYQPSPYLTFSIHLDGNKEHHDKSVCRDGVYDKVIPVIKQAVARGFRVTVNCTLFQNETAEEVAEFFDTASELGIEGINVSPGFSYEHAPRQDVFLQRSVSKRLFRDIFRLGKKRKVPWKFNHSGLYLDFLAGNQNYQCTAWGNPTRNLFGWQRPCYLLVDEGYAKSFRELIEETDWDQYGVGNNPKCANCMAHCGFEPTAINDTFSHPIKALRVSMRGPLTEGPMAPDPLQTATSLHSDGSKQKDFPLSATVEHKSSTTPTDNSSDASR